A segment of the Trifolium pratense cultivar HEN17-A07 linkage group LG7, ARS_RC_1.1, whole genome shotgun sequence genome:
CTATATCAATGTGCTTAACATCTTTTTAAATTGACATATTGGTATAGAGAGGTTTGCCCTTGGTATAGaatgtaataattaacaattagagattgatatattatatgaaattagaacacacttacttgataatcataatcattaATCATCGTTACCGGAAGcgcaccaatatcgaaaacatcgatatactagacaaggtcttcctctgcctaatcacatgctccagtctttgaggtctttgatggggaagacaacaaatgagcgttcAGCTTATTGCTAGCTTGACgacgtgacggcaaaggggacctagcctatctatttataagataacaaccctagtaccacccatcatggactctagagttgggcctacactttgtttctacacaaatcagaattagtgttcaagcccattattactgatcacaattatcgggcttaagcatcatcaaatggatcacaacaacatcaacccgtttttattaaaaccaaaactcacaattgattgcagcccatataatattagaaaatattctaacattctcccacttgggcaaaatcaattgtatatttttaatttgagaaaacattttgaaaacgactctcgggttgataacatattttaaTGTGGCCACAAtgatcccaagatgcaacatctaattaagactccatccaacaaaagttaaatgatatcgaatcatagcggtaattatatcattatcgacacaacaccttccatggttacaaataccaccaaactccgtcgactagtcatttgtgtagagtgtagcgagaaaatgatatgtttgtgatctcaaccatactatcattttcttcgtcagtcctcaatttctctcaaatgcattaaagccagagaaattcaatggtccataagataccacaagtccaagctcCCAAATGATGTTGACTACTGCAgtataatgatctaatcaacatcgagctccaatattttagacataatttctctcaaatgcctcaaagccagagaaattacatggttcttaagataccataacgcctcagctccaaaatagtgttgatcaccggctaagtgatcccgacaacactgagcttatttatttatgttttcacataatgcctcagctctaaaatagtgttgatcaccggcatagtgatcccaacaacactgagctataatatttattcatataatgcctcagctccaaaatagtgttgatcaccggcatagtgatcccaacaacactgagctcaaatatttttatatttcaaataatttcaaatttataaaaggagttaataaaattcaaactcccactaatcaagcatatcaaaagaatatgagttatctcccactaatcaagtggTATATTAAAACTCTCACTTATCCAAATGTTCCTtcacaatttttaaagaaactcCAAGTCTTGCATCCATTTCTTATAATTTAAGATATTCAACATTTCAATGGAAACATAACTGGAGAAATTCATttgaatcaaaaccaaattggattagtattatcaaaagaggccaatataatagtacaatcacctttgggcagaatgcaCCAACTAAGGTCAAAACCTTAGTCAAAACCTCAGATGAGTTAATCAATGAGtatacattgaactttgaaagttgtcacctttaggcagacaaattcctccgatcaatacatcctccaataacttcatctcaaattaatttttaatcgtaacatataataatcacctttgggcagaaaattacatgttataattaaaaccattcctcaaactacaaagaaaatctCATCAATCAATATAAGCGGTCCCACTTTGGTGGTAACGGCCTATACCAACACACGaaatctcttgcataggaatcaataattaaaagttttcaCATATAACTATATGTCTTTAGTTGGGGAGAGAGATCATTACTGTTAAACagtcaactcaatataataatatatgcaaatttacgcagcggaaaaataagagacttcatttaaaatattattgaggaTATAAAGCAAATAGTCCCAAACTTTTATAAATACCATGAGACAATATTTCCTCAATTTAAGTCTCAACAAACATTAATAAATAGTTGACATGTAAAActctcccacttgatagagaattatagttgaattaccaatccaaaaatgttaaaatatttaaacaaatattcaactatttccTCTATCATACAATGGACATGTCAAACAATGTcacactaaatttatatttttccagaataaacttgaaatactcccactcaatagagtaaaatttaaaaaattggagtatataacatgaaatcaattaattattatatagagAGTTTCTAATTTAGAATATTCtggaaaaacaacaaaactttaatatataattgcacatttattatttcaaaagcAGTTGATAATATCCTTACAAGAATTTATCCTTATGTGCAATTATATAATGAGTCACAAGAGGATAAATAATTGAACTACTAACCTCCAAAATTGTGACTTTCACCCTTGCAAATAGAGTCGATGAGCATTGATGACTTTACAATCATAAGATCTTTGACGATGTCATTTCAAATAGTCACAAATCAAGTGCAAACCGttatatcataataaaatgacttcaataataataatcgacccaacttatataaataataagttaCAAGGATATTAGTTTTCAATTGCCTTAAATAATTGCTCAAAAACTTTTCTCAGCATGTTTATAGAAATAAGGCAATACATATTTGGTGTCATAATTAACAAAATAGGACACAATCAGTGGGTATTTAGGAATGTTGAAATAGAGCATAAGATGCAGACCACATAAAGGAACATATACACCACTATAGGTGTAATCGAAATTTGCAAACAATCTTTGATAATGAATTAAAAGAATTGATAAATCAGTCTTTGATACATAATGGAAAACTACCGTTTCAATTGCAAACAAGACAAGAAatttgcaaaaacaaaattgtagcAATAGCCGAAACAATATCAACCAATTTACAGATAGAGGCAATACTTATGCCCAGAAGTTTTAGGTCAGGCCAAAACTAAATAATCAAATATGGTTgacttaaaaaacaaatatagcCGAATTAAAAATGTCTCAGTATCAAACATATTCACAATCAAAGATTGGTAACTGTGTATTTTAAAACCATATACCAAAGAAAATAGAAACGATGCACATATTTGGTCATAAACACATGAGTATCCAAATTCTGAACTCAGAATTACGATAAATTGCAGTGTAAATTAATTGCATCACAAAACGTACATCAAGTGCACATCTATCACCAACATTGAAATAAAGCATGTGATGCATACcacataaatgaaaaatagtTACATGAAAAGCATGTATAGGTGCAACAATGCACACAAGTTTCTCAAAATAGATGAAGCCCAAAATCAATATGATTGAAACAGATTTCACAAAATAATTTCATTCTCAAAATCAAGAATATATTTATTAAGACAATCAAATATTCTTGTACCAAACATATGTAAATGTTATAGATACGTGTGAAACCATAATTTTATTccataaataaaacaaaaaatcaaattaaatgatcatggaataaaataaaatttcttgaTATGACACATAAATTGGAAGAGTGGGATATATCAGTCTCCCAAAAATAGTAAGGAACATGTTGATTTTGACtccttaaataaataagtttggAACAAGTTTTCATAGCGAATCGAATtccataaaataattatatagatCCTGCAAAACTCAAAATTAACCCTGAAAAGCTTCAAGAACGAAATTGTAGCAATAGCCAAAAACATTTGAATTTGAGCTGGAAAATTCCATATATGCTTTAATCGCACAAACCAAAAAATAACACTACCATTGTTGGAAAATTGTTAACACGCGCTAATCGTGATATTCTTTCAAAAGGAACAATCCCCATTATAATTTTCAGAATCATCATGACAATCGACGGAAATAAACAACGTGATTATCTTGAATAAAATCAACGATTTTTAGCAAATTACTCAAAGCATATGTCAAGAGACACAAACCaattattcaatattagtgGCTTTTCTTGTGGGATTCAAGAGACAAATAATGTACAACCAATAgcaatatttatttgtttggaACAAACAGGCTCCACGATTTTATGCTACACGGAAAATTTATTCATAGCATGGAGAAAGACATAGCATAAATCGTTTCAAAACACAGCAACCAATCAGGCTATTGGAAAATAGTACAGATTTGGGATATCACACTTTAATCGCATAAACCCCATAGGAACAAATATACCCGAATAAAAATTTCTCAACGATTAGTAGTTATTTTTAAGCGATATAACgattcatcaaaataaattaacaaagcCAAAACCTTGAATTAAAATAATCCCCAACTTATTGATCGATGAATTTCAAGAACGGCAGGTATTAGGTGATCTTTCAATTCATCAAAATTAAGGTTCTAAATCATATAATaggagctctgataccacatgtaataattaacaattagagattgatatattatatgaaattagaacacacttacttgataatcataatcattaATCATCGTTACCGGAAGcgcaccaatatcgaaaacatcgatatactagacaaggtcttcctctgcctaatcacatgctccagtctttgaggtctttgatggggaagacaacaaatgagcgttcAGCTTATTGCTAGCTTGACgacgtgacggcaaaggggacctagcctatctatttataagataacaaccctagtaccacccatcatggactctagagttgggcctacactttgtttctacacaaatcagaattagtgttcaagcccattattactgatcacaattatcgggcttaagcatcatcaaatggatcacaacaacatcaacccgtttttattaaaaccaaaactcacaattgattgcagcccatataatattagaaaatattctaacatagAAACCCAATATATTTATAGAAACCtctctatatttatatttataggaaTAAATATATTGATTAGAAACCTCTCTTTCTAATAAATACATTGGTATATAAACCTCTCTATAACAATTTCTAATCAATATATTTATTCCTCCCCTTTATTTTATACAAACCCAATATCCAATCACTTTCTTGAAGTTTATAATCCTCCACCATTTTATCCCATGCTCTTTGAAAATCAACTTCTTCTAGATATTTGTACATACAAAGCTTAAGTTCTCCCAACAAATTGGTTCCATTCTTCATGAATTTACTAAGATGTTTTATTGCATTTTGCATAAGATGCCAAGTACACAAGCCATGATATGTTTCAGGAATTACCTCACGTAGAGCTTTAGCCATTGCAGGGTCTTGATCTGTGAAAATAGTTTGAGGCATCTTGCTTTTATGTGCCTTCAAAAATTCTCTAAATAACCATTCAAATGATTCTGCAGTCTCATCATAAAGAAGTGCAGCTCCAAAAATGACCACTCCTCTAAAATGATTAAATCCCGCAATTACAACCAAAGGTCTATATGCATTATTAGTACTATATGTAGTATCAAGAGTTACTACATCGCCAAAGTATTCATAATCCATTAATATTCTTGCATCTGCgcagaaaatatttgttatCTGTTCATCAACATCTAATTGAACTCCATGATAGAATGACGGATTTTCTATACACTTTTGTTGAAAGTGTTGTAATAAGCTACCAACCTCCCCGTATGCCATTTTTTTCAATCTTTTGATGCGAAGATAATTCTTTTGATCCAAACGTGTGTAACCTAGGTTTTCTCTTCCACCAACTTGTCTACTCATTAGTTCAAATAAGGCCCTTTGCTTGATAATGATGAAGATAACGAAAGATAATGATGAAGACCATAACAAACAATAGAGCACATGATTGAAGATAAACAAAGGTAAACGCACCTATCAAGCTCGGCGTCGATTGCTACAGTAACAGACTATTGCTACCGTAAAAAACAGAGAATATCAACATTGAATGCAAATTGCTCACAAGAGATGATGACATGACAACTTGAGTGGGTGTGCCATTGGAGAAGCGGGAAAACTTAGAAGAATGGAGGGAAAGAGTGATGAAAAGTTGGTAGAAGAAggtaaagtaaaaaaaaaatctgaaattagaagaaatgaaacaaaacaaaacgaCACAGCTTTCTAGTGTTTAGTATTTCACATATTTGACCATTGATCCTTGATAAAATGAAATGGAGGGCCAGGATTGAAGTACATTATTTCCTCATTTATTTATGAGTGGAAAATATTTTAGTGTGGGACCCATCCATATCTTTCTTTCCTTCtcctttttttcatttgttcCAAACGTTagaaaattctcatttttatttgcTTTCCCTCCCTCACTTTCTTTCCTCTATCTTTCTTTGGAACAAAACACACTATAAGAGTTTTAGAGCTGTTTTATGTTCAAACTCATAATTTCCAAACAAAAGAAGTGTTAACCATTCTTCTAGAGATAAGGGGCTCAACTACAAGTATTAAGTTTAGATCAAACATTCCTTGTTTATACATTTtctgttgtggcaagtgtgtgGTGTGTTAAGTTTCACATTATTTAGAAAGGTGGAATTTTAACACTTTATAAATGAAATGATCCATAAAtataacaccttaaggttttagTTTAAAATgtggtgttcaactcacttgtatagTTGTTCTTGAATCCAATGTAGATgactccccccccccccccccccccccgcgACTGCCCCCTCCTCGTGATCCAACAGTAGTATCAGAGCTGATAGTTCGACAAAGGGTTCGACTGGCTCTTTGTATCAAAAGTCTTCTTGACAAAGGTGGTCAAGTAGCGTGTCCCGTTGAAGCAGCGGCAACGGAAGTGCAAGTGTATGGAAGTGAGATTTGGTTCCTCTCCGATTATTTCTCTCAAGTTGGTCATGTTATGGTAATCTTAACCattcatttacttttttttttctctctattcttAAATCAATGGAAGTGCATGGATGAAAAGAAAGCTTCCACTTGAAGGGGACATTTATTATGACAAGTGTGAAGTGAATTAAGTTTCAATTACTTAGAAAAGTGAAgtttgaacactttataagtgagaggacacATAAATCTAACACCTTATGATTTTGTGTTAAAGTGTGTGGTGTCAAACTCacttatataattatttttaaacccAATATAGATGATCCATTAGTTGTCCCCTCCTCGTGACCCAACACTTCCCTCATGATCCGCAAAAGATTCAATAATACCTCTAAAAATCTCaactaaaagaaagaaaaaaataatttatatatgatcGAGATACCCTGAATAAATGCTGTGTATTAATCCTTGTTAGGTTTGAACAAATAATATTTCTACacataaaaaatcactttttttctaattaaaaaaaaaaagatcttaCAAAGAAATGCATCTAGGAAATGCAAGAATGTGTAACAAAACTTTGAAATAGTTAAAAAGGTGTTTGGCGGAAATCATTTAAGCACTTAATTCTTAATCCAATCAAATATGTTGTTGTCATgagaaaacaatttataaacAAGTTAAAGATAATAGGATAGACTACTTAAGAAATGTCTCTTCTCTGAGCAGTTAACTAAGCCATGTGCATAAGTAAGTTGGAATATTTGGCATAGCCCAAGCACACGGTAAGCGCATTATCCTCGATCATAGCTTATAGATTCCGGACATACATCATTGACTTCTATGTTcggttcatcatcttcttgtcTTAGAGATGAAACATGATAAACAATACAACTATAATAAAACTTGTTAGTAATCACAGTGAACAAAAGCACAAGAGAGAGAGAATTAAGAGAGCAGGTTATGAACTACCGTGATCCCAAGATGGATGTGAACGACTCACATCTAGCAATGAGCAGCtgcaaactaaataaaaatagaaaacaaagcAAAGAATACAAGAAATAAACAAAGTACTTTTTATTGaacttagatttttttttttacaaaagtggAGCTTGACTTTTACAAAGCAACAATAATATAGCCTAAAACCTTAGAATTTCGTAGCCATATCCTCATTCATTAAGATTTTATTATAATTGATTGACATCAAAAAAGAGAAATGAAAAGCTAAAAAATGACTTTTGTCCCTGTAGATCCCACACGGTCGTGACAATGCCTTTGGAACGAATTCCTCTATGCTAATTTGTCTGGCATGACCGTGGTACTGTCTGGTAGGTCTGTTTGAAGGCAAAATTTGACTTTTCACTTTCTTTAGTATTCAGTGACGGATTCCTTTGACTTTTGCATACAAACAATACTTGACATTGAAAATCCACTTTCTCTTCATTAAGAAAGGACTTCCACCtaagaccaaaaaaaagaaaagaaaagactTCCACTATCAAAATTGAAGTTTTGTTCACTAAAATACATCAAATGCACCGTTATCTTCTCAAGCTATTTAGTGAATAAAATGCATCAAATGCATAATTTGACTTTTCACTTTCTTTAGTATTTAGTGACGGTTTCCTTTGACTTTTGCATACAAACAATTCTTGACATTCAAAATCCACTTTCTCTTCATTAAGAAAGGACTTTCActtaagaacaaaaaaaaaagtaagaaaggACTTCCACTATCAAAATTGAAGTTTTGATCACTAAATGCATCAAATGCACTGTTATCTTCTCAAATGAACAAATcttgtgttgtacgatgtttggtggacaaaatattattttggtattttagaaaaTTTGTGCAAAggataaaaagttattttatggttcagtgggggacaagaatttcagtttttgtcctATCTCTTGTCCCCCAATTTGTCCAATACgagaaacaattttaaaatcacacacagaaaaactgaaatttttctaagaataaattatttaaattatttataaacatttaataaaatatattaagtacttatattataattttattcattaaaCTTAATTCAACCACCCCTTTTTTGGTCAAATTTACACTATCTAGAACTTAATAGaaggaaaattaaaaaatttagtcaaattatttttagataataaaataaattaaaacaatgtaaacactaaaaaataataaatatgtaaaatattaatcaattttttgaCCGTTGATTTATTCTTATAAGTTATTGTTTACTGATTTAATCATAATTATTAATATGGTaatcatttttaaataaaaaagagtaaTCATTTTTTTTGACTGAAAAAAAAGTAATCGCGAACTTTTAACCAATCATATAAACTTTTTATCACTGTATATaacataataatttttaaaattgttagtCAACTAATTATTTGCCTTTACAATGAGCGTTCACGTTTTACGCCTGAATATCAaggttaaataaaaaatattttatctaaggtacccttcaaattcaattttcattgtCACTGCTGACTCAGCTGATATATCTTATATAGCGTCATatgattttttcattttcactttatgtcatttttctttgatttctgtAATATCCTTCAAAGTCTTCATAGACACTTGAGTCAAGTTTCAAGCTTTTTCTCAATTTCTCTTTTGGTTTTTGAGATGTTCTTTGACTAGTAGGTACATGAACATGATGCTCAAGAATggtatgtttctttttttttttttttggtacaatgtttcttcttatttattttctcccttttgctatttttttattgtgatcAACGATTGCAAATTTCGAATTTGAATTGGGTTTGAGTGTTGgaataatttaagtttatttcttaAAATTACAGTGTTTTAATTTGGGTTCTTTTTGTGTTTAGGGTTTCATTATTAATTTGCAAATTGGGAGATTTTTATTGTACAAAAAAGTGGGGGGTTTTATTGGTGAATTTCTAGGTTTGCAAAAATGAAGAACTTGGAAAAGCAAAATGTGAATTTGGTTGTAAACAAATTAGGGAAGAAcataaaaaagaataatttacAACATACAATTCATGTTCACAACAATATTATACTTAGAAATAGATATCCTTATCCCCATCCAAAAGAAATTCACTATGTTGACAAAGATGATTTCAAGGGTTTTGTTCAATACATGACTACTGGAACAAAAATCAATCATTCAAAACCTCTAGTTGAGAATACAAGGTTGCAGAAAAATAGGCTTCCATCATTGCCCATAGTGAGGCCACAGGTTCCAATTCAGCTTCCAGCTCGGGCGCCAATAGCTCCACCATTGTCCATAGTGAGGCCACAGGTTCCAATTCAAGTTCCAGCTTGGGCGCCAATAGCTCCTCCATTAGCTTCAAAGAATGCACTGCCTACATATCCTTTACAGCCTGATTCAGAACCTTCTTTTGCTGAAAATTCACAGACCAGTGTTGTGGAATCTTCGACTTCTGCTTTCTTGAGAAATTTCAAAGACTCGATGATGGAATTTGGTAATTCAAGTGGTAACCAGTTAAATCCTCTCGCATGTCAAACCCAAGTGGTTAACAATATTGAGCCTTATCAACTTTCGTCTTCTTTGTCTCCTGGTCCTGTATTGCCTATGTTTGCTACCAACCAAAATTTGCCTATGAATAATGGTAACCAATCTGTGAATGATTTCTCTTCCCCACAAACAAATGGTCCTCAATCACCAACTTCTGAATTTCTCATACCATGGCCAACAAGTAACATGAATTTGGTATCCCATCAATTGCCTTATAGCCCTCTATTGTCACCAAGCCTTTTTTCTTCGCCATCATCGCCTGAATTCCCTTTCCAACCATATCTACAAAATAATGGAATTTCATGCTCTTATCCCGAGTCTCCACAGCTTTCTACATGAAATTTTCCCTTCTAAAGTTCGAAGAAGCCAAATGATCAATAGTCttcttgttttaaaaatatcttaGTTGTGTTGATCTTAGTTCACAATTTAAgagtatttttgttttgttatgtgTAAAGATActcttttgtaataaaaatatctaATGGATTTCATTTCAAAATGCATTGAAGTGTTGATCTTATTCGGCAAGATGATATTACAATGGAAGATATTATGTACTCCtatttatttaacattttattttctattttattaatggTGTAATTCCTAAAGACAACTTAAGAGTGGGTCAGGTGGGGTGGGGGTGGCGGGAGGGGTGAATTAAGGTTGTATGATTTTTGTGAGTTTCttgtaatatttaattttatggaaGCGAGGTTATGAATTGTTATGGAAGAAAGTAAGGAAAGAAAAAtgacacaaatttttttatattggcTTCCCTTCTGATCTAAGGGTACATTCAGTCTCTCTGACTCCTTCAGAGAATTTCATTATGTTGAAAATTCTTGTTATAAGATAGGTTCACCTCAAAGTTTTCCTAACAATCTTCCTATACAAACAAGATATCATCTCACTATCTTTAACTAGCCCccaaatcagattaaactgatggttaaaacaaaaaaataacaccAAACAATGATGAGAATTTTACAAACAAataatgaagaaatattatatAGCTGTTATCAAGTCAATATCACTAATgccaccaaaaaaaaaaaaagatatttccTTTAACAGTTGTATATGACTTAGTGCTCACAAACATCTCATGCTTCATTGAGGGATCCACTTTTAGTTGTGTTGATCTTAGATCAcaatttaagagttttttttctttcaccaccagtttaatcttgTTCGGAGTTCGGTTATGACATCAAGTAGTTCCAGCcccctctcgatcgcagttgcgggaatCGAACCATGGTCTTTCCAAccaagttcagcatcaatcaccactaaaccaactaacaatcggatttaaaagtatttttgttttgttatgtaGAGATGctcttttgtaataaaaataccTAATGGATTTCATTTGAAAATGCATTgatttctttttatgttttttttacaatagatGGTCAATATTTTTAAGTATTGATCATATTTGGCAAGTGATATTATGTATTTCTTTAACATTTAATTTCCTATTCTATTAATGGCTATTTTGGAAGAATGTTTTTGTTGAcatgaattgagacaaaaaattaaaaacgaAGAAACATGATAACTTTTGTACCAAATTTGAGTGAATTAactagttttgatttttttctaaaagtCGGTAtccctattttgttttttttttttaaaccagttttgatttggtttatgtatttttaattagtaaaaGGAATAAGCATATTTAGCCATTAATTCCCTTTAtgcatttgatttttattttggtttatgcAATTCATTTCAAATAACATCATGAAATCCATGAATTACACAAAGCGTAATCGATAAAAGCTGATTACCAACTCATGGATTAACTTAAAATCAGAAATTTAGGAATCTGTTTGTTCAACTCAGggatagggatggcaatgggcgcccatgggtgcgggtttgataattaccaaactcacacccgaaatcatcacccaaacccaaactcaaacccaaggctgttcgggtggcaaaacaacacccacgcccacacccattgggttcgggtttttt
Coding sequences within it:
- the LOC123896439 gene encoding protein HAIKU1-like; this translates as MKNLEKQNVNLVVNKLGKNIKKNNLQHTIHVHNNIILRNRYPYPHPKEIHYVDKDDFKGFVQYMTTGTKINHSKPLVENTRLQKNRLPSLPIVRPQVPIQLPARAPIAPPLSIVRPQVPIQVPAWAPIAPPLASKNALPTYPLQPDSEPSFAENSQTSVVESSTSAFLRNFKDSMMEFGNSSGNQLNPLACQTQVVNNIEPYQLSSSLSPGPVLPMFATNQNLPMNNGNQSVNDFSSPQTNGPQSPTSEFLIPWPTSNMNLVSHQLPYSPLLSPSLFSSPSSPEFPFQPYLQNNGISCSYPESPQLST